The genomic region TGCAAGGGTTGAGTTGAAACCCCAGTTTACGTTCTGAACGCACTCCTGAGTACTTGCCAGACTTTAAGGACTTCGAACcattctttattaataagcACATATTGACACAGGGACTAGCACAGGCAATCAACTAAGCAGATAATATGGAGCATTTTCATTCTCATGCTTgtaaaaaagaaaatgtGCGAACTGTCTTGGCTGATACTATCGTGTCCTTGTTTTATGTGTTAACAGCCTATAAATTTGGTCATTCTATGGCTAAAAGGGTGTTGTTATACTACCTCAGGTTTTCATATCCCTATTTCTTAAGTTTAAACGGCTTACTCTCAATTAAGACTAGGATATAGACAAGAGCCTCCAATGCTGACTAGTCCCCTTCGcaaaaataaaaagaagagacGAGACTGCATACGCTGTGCCACAGAACAGAACCAAGGCGGTGTAGTGGTTGCCGTCACTTGTGCCTAAGATGAACCCTGAGATGGGAACTCCAGCCAATGTGGCAAAGCTCACCACGCCATAGGCCGTGCCATACGTTGTGGCATATTCCTCTGTTTTGCAGAGCTGAGCTACACATACTGGCGTCAAGCTGAAAGCGGTGCCGCTGAAAAAGTCATAGGCTACAGCGAAGGAAACGACAACGGCAGCGCTAGATCTCGCTTGAAGCCATAAACAAAAGATTGATAAATTGGAGAGAGTCGCGCAAATGATCATAACGTTGAATCGACCGAGCCTATCGGCAACAAACCCAGGTAGACAACGTCCCAAGGTAGATGCCGAGTTGAGAATTGCTAGTTTGTTGGGAGAGAGGTCATTGTGTTCATAGAAAGAGGCGTATGTGGTGATGTATGCTGGAGGCACCAAAACAGCCCAATCCAAAATAAATATTGCCATCATTGTAAGTGTGAACCTAGTGTCTTCAAAACCCTTCCAGTCGAGAACAACCCGCGAGGTTGTATTTGCTGGGAGCCGTGTCTTGAGTAAGGGCAGACTGGCTAGGAAACACAACAAGGTAATGAGCGCAAAGCATCGCATTGTCCAGGGAAATCCGATTTGATGTGAGAGACGCGAAAATGCAAGGGTATAGCAAAGGCCTCCGATACCACCAGGTAGGAGAGACCCTATGCCAACGAGATAAGCAGAGCCCTAAGCTAACGTCACTTGGTGAGAAGAATATTACCAGTTTATGCTTTCCTTTGGATGCCTTGGAggtctctcttcttcaatcaTATGGACCACTAGTATCACTACCCTTGGACATTGGTTCACGCAAAATCGTGGACTGGCGACTGGCCTTGCAACAACTGCTGTACAGAAATTCGTCCATACCAGCGAGACCACCAAGCCACATGGTCCAGTAGGGAACAAGTATTTGAGACCATACCGATCAAATATTGGACCTATAGGAATGTAAGATACCTTTCTGTGTGATTCGGACGCTTGACGTGGATAAGCTTACCCGCCTGAATGCccccaaagaagaaaagaaaagcgAATGTGCTGAATATCCATGCGATTTGAGGCTCTGAATAGTCGTCAAGCTGGTTGACGAGGAGCCATGCTTGGAAGATGCCAGTCGAGTTGAGGAGACCCGAGGCTGGAAACAGAGCCAACCACGCCCCCTGGTGCTTGAAGACTGGGCACAGGACCCTCTCACAGTGGCAAATGTACTCGAGACCAGCTTGAGCCCCAAGTCGCCATTTTTTGCATATCTCTCAGCTTGTGGAACCGGCCAAGTTCGAGATAAGAAGTCACTAGATGAAAGTATTCACCTTACTAGGACCTTTCAGGTCGCAGGGTTCCGTCACGTTATAGGTACCTTGTGGGAGGTCAACGATAAACTATGCGTTACTATGGCACAGTTGTTCTACCGTTTTCTGCATAGGACAGGGATAAGTGATGATGGGATAAGCCATGGCCTTCACTTCGCAACCAGGCAGCTTCGAGAC from Fusarium oxysporum Fo47 chromosome III, complete sequence harbors:
- a CDS encoding MFS monocarboxylate transporter-like protein is translated as MATWGSSWSRHQGAWLALFPASGLLNSTGIFQAWLLVNQLDDYSEPQIAWIFSTFAFLFFFGGIQAGPIFDRYGLKYLFPTGPCGLVVSLVWTNFWSLLPGGIGGLCYTLAFSRLSHQIGFPWTMRCFALITLLCFLASLPLLKTRLPANTTSRVVLDWKGFEDTRFTLTMMAIFILDWAVLVPPAYITTYASFYEHNDLSPNKLAILNSASTLGRCLPGFVADRLGRFNVMIICATLSNLSIFCLWLQARSSAAVVVSFAVAYDFFSGTAFSLTPVCVAQLCKTEEYATTYGTAYGVVSFATLAGVPISGFILGTSDGNHYTALVLFCGTAYAVSSLLFIFAKGTSQHWRLLSIS